In a single window of the Arachis hypogaea cultivar Tifrunner chromosome 6, arahy.Tifrunner.gnm2.J5K5, whole genome shotgun sequence genome:
- the LOC140173733 gene encoding uncharacterized protein: protein MNLQHTCMQTYRVGILHTKWLGAQFKKKVESNPRIKIKELQAKAHKKWNVTVTKSMAAKSKQEALSQIQGTFKEQYKRINDYCTELLRAHPGSSVSLKVIRSPDFAQEVQNSELMNYYVFQRLYVCFDACKKSFQHCRPFISLDGCFLKTPQGGQLLTVIERDPNDQILLIAYAVVEAETKDS from the coding sequence ATGAACCTGCAACACACCTGCATGCAAACATACAGGGTTGGGATACTGCACACTAAGTGGCTTGGAGCTCAGTTTAAGAAGAAGGTAGAGTCTAATCCTAGAATTAAAATAAAGGAGTTACAAGCAAAGGCACACAAGAAATGGAATGTAACAGTGACAAAGTCCATGGCAGCCAAATCAAAGCAAGAAGCACTAAGTCAGATTCAGGGTACATTTAAGGAGCAGTATAAAAGGATTAATGATTACTGTACTGAGCTCCTAAGGGCCCATCCAGGTTCATCGGTCAGCCTGAAAGTGATTAGGAGCCCAGATTTTGCCCAGGAGGTCCAGAACTCCGAATTAATGAATTATTATGTATTCCAGAGATTGTATGTCTGCTTCGATGCATGCAAGAAGAGCTTCCAACATTGCAGACCCTTTATCAGTTTGGACGGGTGTTTCTTAAAGACTCCTCAGGGTGGCCAGTTATTGACTGTAATAGAAAGAGATCCTAATGACCAGATCCTTCTGATTGCTTATGCGGTGGTTGAAGCTGAGACAAAAGATTCCTAG